A region from the uncultured Bacteroides sp. genome encodes:
- a CDS encoding fimbrial protein has protein sequence MEKHKSISRKKMSKSARRTKRIKTVLLVVFVSALIGLAIPLLSACSGDANAPEQPTNEKNASLQLTVEGTLPESRASGSALPTGEDNIRTLAVGVFNLDGGVNVIAEPTLTGTTASTINCTAGTCNIVVVANAPSGTFAGVTTLDAFLNKTVSLGSTATSGVQTPDNLPMSGRTDGVVLEAGITAKTTVNLTRLVARISTSKVVTAFDANGQYIKATFKMDRIFLYDACGTSKVSTGDVSFTMPASPYWLSGGTVNGDGTWTAGTDYLLDDISPAESSLSAPHWFYTFANNSIMHPTKLVISGLFDADGAGTAYSEKRVYYPIVVNKAQTGTTIDGTGGGTSTIARNTNYTISVTLKGIGADSPEDDIEPVAVDLSVKVNDWELTFLQEVVVY, from the coding sequence ATGGAAAAGCACAAAAGTATATCGAGAAAGAAAATGAGCAAATCTGCTAGAAGAACAAAGAGGATAAAAACCGTTTTGCTGGTTGTTTTTGTATCGGCGCTCATCGGCCTGGCGATACCATTGTTGTCAGCTTGTTCGGGAGACGCTAATGCCCCTGAACAGCCGACCAACGAAAAGAACGCCTCGTTGCAACTTACCGTCGAAGGCACCTTGCCCGAAAGTCGCGCCTCCGGTAGCGCCCTGCCCACGGGTGAAGACAATATTCGTACATTGGCAGTGGGGGTATTCAACCTCGACGGGGGTGTTAATGTGATTGCCGAACCCACACTTACGGGCACCACGGCTTCGACCATCAACTGCACGGCCGGAACGTGCAATATTGTGGTAGTGGCAAATGCACCTTCGGGCACGTTTGCCGGAGTAACCACCCTGGATGCTTTTCTGAACAAAACGGTTTCTCTGGGTTCTACGGCCACTTCCGGTGTGCAAACTCCGGACAACCTGCCCATGTCCGGACGAACGGACGGAGTGGTGCTGGAAGCCGGAATCACCGCCAAAACCACCGTGAACCTGACCCGCTTGGTAGCCCGCATCTCCACTTCCAAGGTTGTGACCGCCTTTGATGCCAACGGGCAGTATATCAAAGCCACTTTTAAAATGGACAGGATTTTTCTGTATGATGCCTGCGGTACTTCCAAAGTTTCCACAGGAGATGTTTCGTTTACCATGCCGGCCTCTCCCTACTGGCTCTCGGGCGGTACGGTAAACGGCGACGGCACGTGGACGGCAGGTACCGATTATTTGCTGGATGATATTTCTCCCGCTGAAAGCTCGTTGAGCGCTCCCCACTGGTTCTATACCTTTGCTAACAACAGCATCATGCATCCCACCAAGTTGGTAATTTCGGGGCTTTTCGATGCTGACGGAGCCGGGACAGCCTATTCAGAGAAACGGGTATATTACCCTATTGTAGTGAATAAGGCCCAGACGGGCACCACCATCGACGGCACGGGAGGTGGAACCTCCACCATTGCCCGCAATACCAATTATACTATCAGCGTTACCCTCAAAGGCATCGGAGCAGACAGTCCGGAGGATGATATCGAGCCGGTGGCTGTTGATTTGTCCGTTAAAGTGAATGACTGGGAGTTGACGTTTCTGCAGGAGGTGGTTGTTTATTAA
- a CDS encoding DUF3575 domain-containing protein, with amino-acid sequence MRRGAWILLFFTVFASIRLCGQVVAVKTDVLSDAVFSPNLSLEFSLGGRLSLDVSGHYNPLGSQQDMHRWKHWIAQPELRLWRCRPFAGSFWGLHLLAGEYNIADTDLPLGLYKGTKRWRYEGFVMGVGLSYGHQWILSPHWGLEAELGAGFVRAGYDRYRCAHCGELLGSGHKNYLGPTRVALSVVYMLR; translated from the coding sequence ATGAGAAGAGGGGCGTGGATTCTGCTGTTTTTTACGGTCTTTGCTAGCATCCGTCTTTGCGGGCAGGTAGTGGCTGTGAAAACCGATGTGCTTTCCGACGCCGTGTTTTCTCCCAACCTGAGTCTGGAGTTCTCTCTGGGCGGCCGGTTGAGCCTGGATGTGTCCGGCCATTACAATCCGCTCGGTTCGCAGCAGGACATGCACCGGTGGAAACACTGGATCGCACAGCCCGAACTGCGCTTGTGGCGTTGCCGGCCTTTCGCCGGTTCCTTCTGGGGCCTTCATTTGCTGGCCGGTGAATACAACATAGCCGACACTGATTTGCCGTTGGGACTGTATAAAGGAACGAAAAGATGGCGCTACGAAGGCTTCGTGATGGGAGTCGGCCTCTCTTACGGCCACCAGTGGATCCTCTCTCCCCATTGGGGCTTGGAAGCTGAGCTGGGGGCGGGTTTCGTGCGCGCCGGTTACGACCGCTACCGTTGCGCCCATTGCGGCGAGCTGCTGGGCAGCGGGCACAAAAACTATCTGGGACCCACTAGGGTGGCGCTCTCGGTGGTGTATATGCTCAGGTGA
- a CDS encoding FimB/Mfa2 family fimbrial subunit: MKEMTYRTITSRKRNLFLGLFCLCLLIDGCVREDTGNCSRYSLSVKVVDTEGNDITASGVVSSVTFYLFNENGFVQIIPQEPSAVFVWQKDKDKSLTLVAWGNLKTDSLKVPQLAVGTSLEAACVELLQRTNGSYLPSTDLFYGKLELSEADTRSDPGGTNVTLSLQRMASAISIRTSSFREHFGETQSGENCRIIVRDAGNALNFLGRTTGNAAGYEPDVREDSEGDFYASNFYVFPTEEDSSLAIDIYRGDERLFTTTTDEEGEPLQAPAGKQLNVTIDFAHARAKVTVTVSPWQQAGQQTEM, encoded by the coding sequence ATGAAAGAAATGACATACAGGACGATAACATCAAGGAAACGAAACCTGTTTCTCGGGCTGTTTTGCTTGTGCCTGTTAATTGACGGTTGTGTGCGCGAGGACACTGGCAATTGTTCCCGCTATTCCCTGTCTGTGAAGGTGGTGGATACGGAGGGCAATGATATCACCGCTTCCGGCGTGGTTTCTTCTGTTACTTTTTACCTGTTCAACGAAAATGGCTTCGTACAGATCATTCCGCAAGAGCCATCCGCCGTTTTTGTCTGGCAAAAAGATAAAGACAAGAGCCTGACGCTGGTGGCTTGGGGCAATCTGAAGACGGATAGCCTCAAAGTGCCGCAGCTGGCCGTGGGCACTTCGCTGGAAGCGGCCTGCGTGGAGTTGCTGCAACGCACGAACGGTAGCTACCTGCCGTCCACTGATCTTTTTTATGGTAAGTTGGAACTAAGCGAAGCGGATACCCGTAGCGATCCGGGTGGGACGAATGTTACCTTGTCGTTGCAGCGCATGGCTTCGGCGATAAGTATTCGCACTTCCTCGTTCAGGGAGCATTTCGGCGAAACGCAGAGCGGAGAGAATTGCCGCATTATAGTGCGCGATGCGGGCAATGCACTCAACTTTCTGGGGCGAACAACCGGAAACGCTGCCGGATATGAACCCGATGTGCGAGAAGATTCCGAAGGCGACTTTTACGCGTCTAATTTTTATGTCTTTCCCACGGAAGAAGACAGTAGTTTGGCCATAGACATTTACCGGGGAGACGAGCGGCTGTTCACCACCACCACCGATGAGGAAGGCGAACCCTTGCAGGCTCCCGCAGGAAAACAGCTTAATGTGACGATCGATTTCGCCCATGCCCGGGCCAAGGTGACGGTTACCGTTTCTCCCTGGCAACAGGCCGGGCAACAGACGGAAATGTGA
- a CDS encoding site-specific integrase, producing the protein MKTSFSDFTLNLCNELKLSGRDGTSAAYRSTLRSVERFRADNEISFEDFTPEWLKQYERYLTGLGRCRNTVSLYMRMLRSIYNQAVEKELAADNPRLFDQVFTGNDPSAKRAVTPAVIQQLCGADLESYPSLAMARDLFLLSFYLRGIPFVDLIHLRRSDLRNGVLSYRRTKTGGLVTVEVEPCAMTLIRRYASSNNRSPYLLSIVNGSGKNEYKQYQSALRSYNKRLVRLSLLLKLKTKLSSYVARHSWATAAYHAGIPVGVISESLGHSSEKITYTYLASFDNRTLRKANRRVIALIKPGNREEQSSAGYKNQWTKQLFNRME; encoded by the coding sequence CGGCACGTCGGCTGCTTATCGCAGCACGCTGCGTAGCGTGGAGCGTTTCCGTGCGGACAATGAGATTTCTTTTGAAGACTTCACCCCCGAATGGCTGAAGCAGTATGAACGCTACCTGACGGGGCTGGGCCGTTGCCGCAATACCGTGTCGCTGTACATGCGCATGCTCCGCTCCATTTATAATCAGGCGGTGGAAAAAGAGTTGGCGGCGGATAATCCCCGACTTTTCGATCAGGTGTTTACGGGTAATGATCCGTCGGCCAAGCGCGCCGTGACTCCCGCCGTTATCCAGCAGCTCTGCGGTGCCGATCTGGAGTCGTATCCGTCTCTGGCCATGGCGCGCGATCTTTTCCTGCTCTCGTTCTATCTGCGCGGCATCCCCTTCGTCGACCTCATCCATCTGCGCCGCAGCGATCTGCGCAACGGCGTTCTCTCTTATCGCCGCACCAAAACGGGCGGTCTGGTCACCGTGGAGGTAGAGCCCTGTGCCATGACCCTTATCCGGAGATATGCCTCCTCCAATAACCGTTCTCCTTACCTGCTTTCCATCGTGAATGGTTCGGGCAAGAATGAATACAAGCAATACCAGTCGGCCTTGCGTTCTTACAACAAACGTTTGGTGAGGCTTTCTCTCCTGCTGAAGCTTAAAACAAAGCTCTCTTCGTACGTGGCGCGCCACTCTTGGGCCACCGCGGCCTATCATGCTGGCATTCCGGTGGGGGTAATCAGCGAGTCATTGGGGCATTCTTCCGAGAAGATAACCTATACCTATCTGGCCTCGTTTGATAACCGCACGCTGCGCAAGGCCAATCGTCGGGTAATAGCATTGATAAAACCCGGCAACCGGGAGGAACAGTCTTCGGCCGGATATAAAAATCAGTGGACAAAACAACTTTTTAACAGGATGGAGTAG
- a CDS encoding DUF3868 domain-containing protein: protein MKKSLIVLFLLWQLPVARALCQEAYKGELFVTKKQFSLTGMRLQMELDVDYEGLKLSPDESLTVTPVLKAPGKQVELLPIIILGRERQRVDHRHEVLAGTTASRTQKEAPHALVVENDENRFHRFVYKTTVPFEDWMRNGVLLFRSRECGCNGKPAEVYEDKIVEGFTIPDPEVYPLVKGIDARLLSLVSILTPPADADTLHVVRGRIPFGTASHDYEVYYPLRDAVRAVQQQAGVTLTKVILTGYGSPAGDFRKNNRKGLSAALSLKEYLVGRSVAGKISPEVAWVAEDWDSIRSLVQSSDMLFREATLDIIDHVEVSKGREDMLKELAGGVPYRYLSKRIFPKVRRVEYEICYVRTPLNVADSRHLMETGSRLLSQHEFFSVASSYPRGTAEYNDALDLIARLYPDSPEANINAAAVALYKRDTKRARHYLERFATLPMAYNNMGLLCLLEGNNDKAEVYLQMAAAAGVSQAAEALKQLSDTGK from the coding sequence ATGAAGAAGAGTTTAATCGTACTATTCCTGCTTTGGCAACTGCCCGTGGCCCGAGCCTTGTGTCAGGAGGCTTACAAGGGGGAACTCTTTGTCACGAAGAAACAGTTCTCGCTCACCGGAATGCGTTTGCAGATGGAACTGGATGTGGATTATGAAGGTTTGAAGCTTTCTCCCGATGAATCGTTGACGGTTACTCCGGTATTAAAAGCTCCGGGCAAACAGGTAGAACTACTCCCTATAATAATCTTGGGACGGGAAAGACAGCGGGTAGATCACCGACACGAGGTGCTGGCCGGAACTACCGCCTCTCGCACCCAAAAGGAAGCCCCCCACGCTCTGGTGGTGGAAAATGACGAAAACCGTTTTCATCGGTTTGTTTATAAAACGACTGTTCCCTTCGAGGATTGGATGAGAAACGGCGTGCTGTTGTTTCGCAGCCGCGAGTGCGGCTGCAACGGTAAACCGGCGGAAGTGTACGAAGATAAGATAGTGGAAGGTTTTACCATTCCCGATCCGGAAGTTTATCCACTGGTCAAAGGCATCGACGCACGGCTGTTATCTCTGGTGAGCATACTGACTCCTCCGGCCGATGCGGATACCCTGCATGTGGTTCGGGGGCGGATTCCCTTTGGTACCGCCAGTCATGATTACGAAGTGTATTATCCCCTGCGGGATGCCGTGCGGGCGGTTCAGCAACAGGCGGGTGTAACGCTCACCAAGGTGATCCTCACCGGATATGGCAGTCCGGCGGGCGATTTCCGCAAGAACAATCGCAAGGGATTAAGTGCGGCCCTTTCTTTGAAAGAGTATCTGGTGGGTCGGTCGGTGGCGGGTAAGATCTCTCCGGAGGTGGCTTGGGTGGCCGAAGACTGGGATTCTATCCGTTCGCTGGTGCAATCCTCGGACATGTTGTTTCGCGAGGCTACTCTGGATATCATAGACCATGTAGAGGTGAGCAAAGGACGTGAAGACATGCTGAAGGAACTGGCGGGGGGAGTGCCTTACCGCTATTTGTCGAAAAGGATTTTCCCCAAGGTTCGCCGGGTGGAATACGAGATCTGTTATGTCCGCACTCCGCTCAACGTGGCAGACAGTCGCCACCTCATGGAAACGGGTTCCCGTTTGCTCAGCCAGCACGAGTTCTTTTCCGTGGCAAGCAGTTATCCTAGAGGTACGGCGGAATATAACGATGCGCTTGACTTGATCGCCCGTCTGTATCCCGACAGTCCGGAGGCGAACATCAACGCCGCTGCCGTGGCGCTTTACAAGAGGGACACTAAACGGGCACGCCATTACCTGGAACGCTTCGCCACCCTGCCGATGGCTTATAACAACATGGGACTGCTCTGTCTGCTCGAAGGTAATAACGACAAGGCGGAGGTGTACCTGCAAATGGCCGCGGCGGCAGGAGTGTCGCAAGCCGCGGAGGCATTGAAGCAGTTGTCCGACACAGGAAAATGA
- a CDS encoding fimbrillin family protein, giving the protein MNKYILLFLLTVGIYACTNSDELSGNNKPVAVKFTAAGIVAQVTSTRASTPSQLAAGTTVRVLAYRRAGDLPDLSADAYVGENTYVVGADGGTLTSNTGTELYLSPGTYDFYAITPALTVIREAGVSVSVPNGTDYAASLTGNVTFTSSSPTVALAMLERKCAQLVLNVDRGATSVNSVAVDELTLTGIASAPITGALNADLTATTGNDGTITIPESGFKTGDNPWQASASVVVLPKSDVSFQLSIKVRFNGSSTQRTLGPVTVPAIAFEKGKQYTYTLQLYGDKIVLTLNSVDNSWDNPISWETDLGDVYDLSQAATANCYLVNTANQDYKFKATVMGNGATTPSSTCGTQIAPAIVPTALSPASAFVIWETGSKGDVIQDGSVTLISNGYVTFKTANNNTSGNALIGVKDAAGNVIWSWHIWKTTYAPSTDDASTYDTYINYAARSFKMMKYNLGATNIITWSGSATVPGNMGLIYQFGRKDPFVGATAWSSATRIATTNTSGYEWKDASNSTTAIAATSGIVSGFSGADASIEYVRRNPTHFIYCSSTTTYDWLNVTTYATQRDNLWGNPNTTTTAPNTAPGSKSIYDPCPPGWRVPRQDSFTQFTTTGTNTNAGNAFNISSSFSNGWTFYIAAAKSGNTSFFPVVGYRLSGSGALSYVGSYTDCWSSSSSVSGNIFAGNLNFSAELVYPLDFNYRAYGFLVRCAQE; this is encoded by the coding sequence ATGAATAAATATATCCTGCTCTTCCTGCTCACGGTGGGTATCTATGCTTGTACTAATTCTGATGAATTATCCGGCAACAATAAACCTGTGGCGGTGAAATTTACCGCCGCAGGCATCGTGGCTCAGGTAACTTCTACCCGGGCAAGCACTCCGTCACAGCTAGCGGCGGGCACCACCGTTCGTGTGTTGGCCTATCGGCGAGCGGGCGATCTACCCGATCTGTCTGCCGACGCTTATGTGGGGGAGAACACTTATGTGGTGGGAGCAGACGGTGGAACACTGACCTCAAATACAGGTACGGAATTATATCTCAGTCCGGGCACTTATGATTTTTATGCAATAACCCCTGCATTGACGGTAATCCGGGAGGCTGGTGTTTCTGTCAGTGTGCCCAACGGCACGGATTATGCCGCATCACTTACCGGAAATGTGACCTTTACTTCCTCTTCGCCAACGGTGGCACTTGCCATGCTGGAGAGGAAGTGTGCGCAACTGGTGCTCAATGTGGACAGGGGAGCAACCTCCGTAAACAGTGTGGCCGTGGACGAACTGACATTGACCGGCATAGCCTCCGCACCGATTACGGGTGCACTGAATGCCGATTTAACAGCGACGACAGGCAATGATGGAACAATAACCATTCCTGAATCAGGCTTTAAAACAGGTGATAATCCGTGGCAGGCTTCTGCTTCCGTGGTGGTATTGCCCAAAAGTGATGTTTCGTTTCAACTAAGCATAAAGGTACGATTCAACGGCTCATCCACCCAACGAACTTTGGGACCCGTCACTGTGCCTGCTATTGCTTTTGAAAAAGGGAAGCAATATACTTATACCTTGCAGCTATATGGAGATAAGATAGTGCTGACTTTGAACTCCGTCGACAATAGTTGGGATAATCCTATAAGCTGGGAGACGGATCTGGGAGATGTCTATGATTTAAGTCAGGCAGCAACGGCTAATTGCTATCTTGTAAATACCGCCAATCAGGATTATAAGTTCAAAGCCACGGTGATGGGGAATGGGGCGACTACTCCCTCCTCAACGTGTGGAACCCAAATAGCGCCTGCCATTGTTCCGACCGCCCTGTCTCCTGCTTCCGCTTTTGTTATTTGGGAAACAGGGAGCAAAGGGGATGTGATACAGGATGGGAGTGTGACGCTTATCAGCAATGGATATGTTACATTTAAAACGGCAAACAATAATACGAGTGGTAATGCACTCATAGGTGTAAAAGATGCTGCCGGCAATGTGATTTGGAGTTGGCATATCTGGAAAACGACTTATGCTCCTAGTACGGATGATGCGAGCACGTATGATACTTATATAAACTATGCTGCCCGATCTTTTAAAATGATGAAATACAATCTTGGAGCTACAAACATAATCACTTGGAGCGGTTCGGCCACCGTGCCGGGAAACATGGGATTGATTTACCAGTTTGGTCGTAAAGACCCGTTTGTGGGAGCTACCGCATGGAGCAGTGCTACCCGAATTGCTACCACCAACACTAGCGGATATGAGTGGAAAGACGCTAGTAACAGTACCACGGCGATAGCTGCCACTTCAGGGATAGTATCTGGCTTCAGCGGGGCGGATGCCAGTATAGAGTATGTTAGGCGAAATCCGACGCATTTTATCTATTGCAGTTCTACTACGACTTATGATTGGTTAAATGTAACAACTTACGCAACTCAACGTGACAATCTGTGGGGTAATCCAAATACGACGACTACGGCTCCGAATACAGCGCCTGGAAGTAAATCCATTTACGATCCTTGTCCTCCGGGTTGGCGTGTGCCTCGGCAAGATAGTTTTACCCAGTTTACTACTACCGGAACTAATACAAATGCCGGAAATGCGTTCAATATTTCGAGCTCATTTAGTAATGGTTGGACATTCTATATTGCCGCTGCCAAATCAGGTAACACTTCCTTTTTTCCTGTTGTAGGCTATAGGCTTTCTGGTTCCGGGGCATTATCATACGTTGGTTCCTATACTGATTGTTGGTCTTCTTCATCTTCAGTCAGCGGCAATATATTCGCTGGCAATTTGAACTTCAGTGCTGAACTAGTGTATCCGCTAGATTTCAACTACCGGGCTTATGGGTTTCTGGTGCGCTGTGCTCAAGAATAA
- a CDS encoding fimbrillin family protein produces MKRMILASLPFLLLAGCSSDNEPQSGTKTEPVEIKLTGGIQSMEAGTRVPINSTLTEALPISIVRLDKTGDPLAYPDYTTLSSALPSTLNVGGGITFETPQYYPVDDKLTKLVGWYPVVSSEKFASGVVTFTVDGGTDIMLSNVSEGSTTSPLSSLAFSHLLTQIQIKAYAEDADTKTLWGNITAAINIKSQKPVCAVTLSSLTSDFSGSGDILMSQIPNALQTGSTNPTDCGYAMIPPVASSTQLQIEVTTGSGGTRTVNLPLQAYEASHAYAITLVFKTGIVASATIGSWETGTVTNPEIDVP; encoded by the coding sequence ATGAAAAGAATGATTTTAGCATCGCTGCCCTTCCTGCTACTGGCAGGTTGTTCCTCGGACAACGAACCGCAAAGCGGTACAAAGACGGAACCTGTAGAGATAAAACTTACGGGAGGAATTCAGAGTATGGAAGCCGGAACACGGGTTCCGATAAATTCAACTCTTACCGAAGCTTTGCCAATAAGTATTGTCAGGCTTGATAAGACTGGTGATCCTCTTGCTTATCCTGACTATACTACTTTGTCTTCGGCACTTCCTTCCACTCTAAATGTTGGAGGCGGTATTACTTTCGAAACGCCGCAGTATTATCCGGTCGATGATAAACTAACTAAATTAGTAGGTTGGTATCCGGTGGTTTCTTCCGAGAAATTTGCTTCCGGAGTTGTCACTTTTACAGTCGATGGCGGCACGGACATCATGCTGAGTAACGTATCGGAAGGATCAACGACTTCTCCTTTAAGCAGCTTGGCTTTTAGTCATCTGCTCACACAAATCCAAATCAAGGCTTATGCCGAAGATGCAGATACAAAAACTCTTTGGGGAAATATAACGGCAGCGATAAATATTAAGAGCCAAAAACCTGTTTGCGCAGTAACATTGTCATCCCTGACTTCTGATTTCTCGGGTTCCGGAGATATCTTAATGTCGCAAATTCCTAATGCATTACAAACCGGTTCAACCAATCCCACAGATTGTGGTTATGCCATGATACCGCCGGTAGCTTCATCGACTCAGCTACAAATTGAAGTAACTACCGGAAGTGGTGGAACAAGAACGGTGAATTTGCCTTTGCAAGCTTATGAGGCAAGCCATGCTTATGCAATTACCCTGGTGTTTAAAACAGGAATCGTAGCTTCCGCAACAATTGGCAGTTGGGAAACGGGAACTGTTACGAATCCGGAAATTGACGTGCCATAA